The bacterium genome includes a region encoding these proteins:
- a CDS encoding T9SS type A sorting domain-containing protein, producing MKKIIIIFVVPLLCFLKLYSQDRVTALHYYQKADSIANSIQVNPALLEINCDSIDLSGKALTWSYLYDSLKITINTDSTICEPGTYWWTGMSAILSFVLDSDSAMNIAEKNGGINFRSNYPDYAISEGLGQDSACPYATWYIYYSAGGAYLSFNVDANNGRILSISDSYVKNESKRLSFILHQNYPNPFNGSTKINFSIPRDTFVKLTIYNILGEIVITLINEKLKVGPHSVLFNSNGLSNGLYFYKLETLELIQTKKMLIQN from the coding sequence TTGAAAAAGATAATCATAATCTTTGTTGTGCCTCTATTGTGTTTTTTAAAATTATATTCACAGGATAGGGTCACTGCCTTACACTATTATCAAAAAGCCGACTCTATTGCTAATTCAATTCAAGTTAATCCCGCACTTCTTGAGATTAATTGTGATTCAATTGATTTATCCGGTAAAGCATTAACATGGAGTTACTTATACGACTCTTTAAAAATAACAATCAACACTGACTCTACAATATGTGAACCGGGGACATACTGGTGGACTGGTATGTCAGCAATTCTATCATTCGTTCTTGATAGTGATTCGGCGATGAATATCGCTGAAAAAAACGGAGGTATTAATTTCAGAAGCAACTATCCCGATTATGCAATTTCCGAAGGTTTGGGTCAGGATTCAGCTTGTCCGTATGCAACGTGGTATATTTATTATAGTGCTGGTGGTGCTTACTTAAGTTTTAATGTAGATGCTAATAATGGGCGGATTTTGAGTATTTCTGATTCTTATGTCAAAAATGAAAGCAAACGTTTGTCATTCATACTTCATCAAAACTATCCAAATCCCTTTAACGGTTCAACAAAGATTAATTTTTCCATACCGAGGGATACTTTTGTGAAGCTTACAATATATAATATCCTGGGTGAAATAGTTATTACCTTAATAAATGAAAAACTTAAAGTGGGCCCCCACTCAGTGCTATTTAATTCAAATGGATTGTCAAATGGACTTTATTTTTACAAATTGGAAACATTAGAATTAATTCAAACGAAAAAAATGCTGATTCAGAATTAA
- a CDS encoding winged helix-turn-helix transcriptional regulator, with translation MLEPLLGSINRERVLLFLYSRDEGYAREIARFYKTDLSQIQKQLERLELGNIVYSKTLGKTRVYSLDPRYPFLEELQSLLEKVLSFYPSEEREKLTRSRKRPRRKGKPL, from the coding sequence ATGTTGGAACCATTATTAGGCTCAATCAACAGAGAGCGTGTATTGCTGTTTCTTTATTCACGAGATGAAGGATACGCTCGTGAAATAGCTCGTTTTTATAAAACAGATCTTAGTCAAATTCAAAAACAATTAGAAAGATTAGAGCTTGGCAACATTGTTTATAGTAAAACCTTAGGAAAAACAAGAGTATATTCTTTAGATCCCCGCTATCCGTTTTTAGAAGAGTTACAGTCTCTCCTTGAAAAAGTATTATCTTTTTATCCGTCTGAAGAACGTGAAAAACTCACTCGCTCTCGAAAAAGGCCAAGAAGAAAAGGTAAACCTTTATGA
- a CDS encoding HsdR family type I site-specific deoxyribonuclease has protein sequence PHGNGKGGTYFGATGSGKSFTMLYLTRLLMKSTYFSSPTIVLITDRTDLDDQLSGQFTNAKRFIGDDTVISVESREDLRKRLRNRKSGGVFLTTIQKFTEDLKLLTERANVICISDEAHRSQVNLDQKIKVTSKGVKKTFGFAKYLHDSLPNATYVGFTGTPIDATLDVFGEVIDAYTMKESVKDNITVRIVYEGRAAKVLLEEKKLQEIEQYYSQCAVEGANEYQIEESKRAVTNMEVILGNPDRLEAVAKDFVEHYEKRMEEGASVLGKVMFVSSNRQIAYDLYKQIVAIRPEWTKIKEYDPDCAGTADRDGVPLSENERKKIKPMEKIKLVMTRSKDDPKEMWDLLGTKEYRKELDRQFKNANSNFKIAIIVDMWLTGFDVPFLDTIYIDKPIRQHSLIQTISRVNRVYEGKEAGLVVDYIGIKSNMNVALKKYSQVEEDDFEDISKAVIIVKDNLDLLSKLFHKFNSNDYFTGTPLEQLDCLNKAAEFVQLTEELEKRFMGMAKKLRSAYKICVSSDELFQNERDYIHFYLAVASIIHKLTKGDAPDTAQMNEKVREMIKEALLSDGVEEVFKLGEEKTYKDIDIFSDEYMAKIDKIKLPNTRIKLLQQLLKKAIDEFKKINKIKGIDFTGKFKKLVELYNERKESLALANDVLDDIAGKFADLFKDLQKEKTSFEEMGINFEEKAFYDILKAVAEKHDFEYPHEKLITLSRAVKKIVDDKAKYTDWSQRADIKAELKVDLILILAEHGYPPVPKDEVFKEIFEQAENFKKYRGE, from the coding sequence GCCCCACAATTGTTCTTATCACTGACCGCACTGACCTGGACGACCAACTTTCCGGGCAGTTTACCAACGCCAAAAGATTTATAGGTGATGATACTGTTATAAGCGTTGAAAGCCGGGAAGATTTAAGGAAGCGGCTTCGGAACAGAAAAAGCGGTGGTGTTTTTCTTACTACTATTCAGAAATTTACAGAGGATTTAAAACTGCTGACTGAAAGAGCCAATGTTATTTGTATTTCGGATGAGGCCCACCGCTCACAGGTTAATCTTGACCAGAAAATAAAAGTTACTTCAAAAGGTGTTAAAAAGACATTCGGGTTTGCGAAATATCTGCACGACTCCTTACCCAATGCGACTTATGTCGGTTTTACCGGTACGCCGATTGACGCTACACTTGATGTATTTGGCGAAGTGATAGATGCTTATACAATGAAAGAATCGGTAAAGGACAATATTACCGTCAGGATAGTTTATGAAGGCAGAGCCGCCAAAGTCCTTCTTGAGGAGAAAAAACTGCAGGAAATTGAGCAATATTACAGCCAGTGCGCCGTAGAAGGGGCCAATGAATATCAGATAGAAGAGAGCAAGAGGGCTGTCACCAATATGGAAGTTATTCTCGGTAATCCGGACAGACTGGAAGCAGTTGCCAAAGATTTTGTAGAGCACTATGAAAAACGGATGGAAGAAGGCGCAAGTGTGCTTGGCAAGGTTATGTTTGTTTCCTCAAACAGGCAGATTGCCTATGATTTGTATAAACAGATTGTTGCTATACGGCCGGAGTGGACTAAAATAAAAGAATATGATCCTGACTGTGCCGGCACTGCAGACAGGGACGGCGTGCCCCTTTCTGAAAATGAGCGTAAAAAAATAAAACCTATGGAAAAAATTAAACTGGTAATGACCCGCAGTAAAGATGACCCGAAAGAAATGTGGGACTTACTTGGTACAAAGGAATATCGGAAAGAACTTGATCGACAGTTTAAAAACGCAAACTCAAATTTTAAAATAGCCATTATTGTTGATATGTGGCTAACAGGCTTTGATGTGCCTTTTCTTGATACAATATACATTGATAAGCCTATACGGCAGCATTCTCTTATTCAAACAATTTCCCGTGTAAACCGTGTTTACGAAGGGAAAGAAGCAGGACTGGTAGTTGATTATATCGGTATCAAAAGCAATATGAATGTTGCTTTAAAGAAATACTCCCAGGTTGAAGAAGATGATTTTGAGGATATTTCAAAGGCTGTCATTATTGTAAAAGACAATCTGGATTTACTCTCCAAATTATTTCATAAGTTTAATAGTAATGATTATTTCACTGGTACGCCTTTAGAGCAGCTTGATTGCCTTAATAAAGCTGCAGAATTTGTACAGCTCACGGAAGAACTTGAAAAGCGGTTCATGGGCATGGCTAAAAAACTCCGTTCCGCCTATAAAATATGCGTTTCAAGCGATGAACTATTTCAAAATGAGAGAGATTATATTCATTTCTACCTTGCTGTCGCTTCCATTATCCACAAACTCACAAAAGGAGACGCACCCGATACCGCACAGATGAATGAAAAGGTACGGGAAATGATAAAAGAAGCACTCTTGAGCGACGGTGTGGAAGAGGTTTTCAAACTTGGAGAAGAAAAGACGTACAAAGATATTGATATTTTCAGTGATGAATATATGGCAAAAATCGACAAAATCAAATTGCCTAATACCAGAATAAAATTGCTTCAGCAGCTCCTGAAAAAAGCGATTGATGAGTTTAAAAAAATAAATAAAATCAAGGGAATAGATTTTACCGGGAAATTCAAAAAATTGGTTGAGCTGTACAATGAACGCAAGGAGAGTCTTGCTCTTGCCAATGATGTCCTTGATGATATTGCCGGGAAATTCGCAGACCTGTTTAAGGACTTGCAGAAAGAAAAAACTTCATTTGAGGAAATGGGCATTAACTTTGAAGAAAAAGCCTTTTACGACATCTTAAAAGCAGTAGCAGAAAAGCATGATTTTGAATATCCGCATGAAAAGCTGATAACACTGTCAAGGGCGGTAAAAAAGATTGTGGATGATAAGGCAAAATACACGGACTGGTCACAGCGGGCGGACATAAAAGCGGAATTAAAAGTTGATTTGATACTGATTCTTGCTGAACATGGCTATCCGCCGGTACCCAAAGACGAAGTTTTTAAAGAGATATTTGAACAGGCAGAGAATTTTAAAAAGTATAGAGGTGAATAA